The window TTTCTCAGGGCCTAATTCAGTAAGGTATTTGTCAAAATCATCCCGCAACTTTGATCCTTTAGCAAAAGCAAATCCCAACTTATCATAGCCCTTAAAGACATAGGCACTTTCTAGCGGCAGCTTCAGTTTATTTTTATAGTTCATGAAAACAGGCTCTTCGATGAAGGCCAAATCAAGATTTCCATTCTGAAGATCAGTCACTACTTCGGCATAAGAGGGATACAGTTTTACTTTGCTTAAAGAGTAATAACCCTTGGGTTCAAGTTCATTTCTGATTAAATCATCGTAAGCCATGCCACGTGGATAGCCAATTGAATATTTCTTAAGCTGGTTCAAGTCTGTAATCTGAATATTTTTACTTTTAGTACTCACTAAATGCCAAGAGTTATCGTAATACGGCTGAGAAAAATCCATTGCTTCTTTACGTTTATCGGTAATCGAAATACCAGAGAAAGCGACGTCTGCTTGACCGCTAGAAACTGCCCCTAGCATCCCCTGCCAATCATATGGAGTGACTTTGATGGTGCAACCACGAGCCTTGCAATAACCTTGAAAAATATCCATATCGACGCCCACGATCTGACCATTTTGATCAAATAGCATGGGTGGAGATGCTGGCGATACAGCCACCTTAATCTCTTTCGAACTCGTCCCCTTTGAGCATGCAATGATTCCGAAGCTCAAGATGGTGGCTAAAAATATTAAAAAAAGGCGCTTCATATTAGGACTCCTGGGATTAAGATGGATTGGCTTTATCGATGAAATAGCTGATAGATGCCTACTCCAACAATTTACACTAAATAATAGGACTGACTATAGTGGTTTTAAACCTTTCTAGATGGTCCTAGTTGAAATCAAACGGGCAACGAAAGAATGAAGCAACAGCCAAATAGGCGTTGGTCTTGATGGTCAACTTGCCCATCATCATGGCCAACAGACTCACTCTGCGTCACCGTCAATGCTGAATTAGAAATACCAATTGAGCCCGCGTAAATAATAGGCATACCTAGAACATTAAGCAGGATTGAGATCGGCGTACGAAATAATTTTCCAGCAGCCT is drawn from Polynucleobacter arcticus and contains these coding sequences:
- a CDS encoding transporter substrate-binding domain-containing protein, with the protein product MKRLFLIFLATILSFGIIACSKGTSSKEIKVAVSPASPPMLFDQNGQIVGVDMDIFQGYCKARGCTIKVTPYDWQGMLGAVSSGQADVAFSGISITDKRKEAMDFSQPYYDNSWHLVSTKSKNIQITDLNQLKKYSIGYPRGMAYDDLIRNELEPKGYYSLSKVKLYPSYAEVVTDLQNGNLDLAFIEEPVFMNYKNKLKLPLESAYVFKGYDKLGFAFAKGSKLRDDFDKYLTELGPEKIKAILDKWMN